A DNA window from Mastomys coucha isolate ucsf_1 unplaced genomic scaffold, UCSF_Mcou_1 pScaffold21, whole genome shotgun sequence contains the following coding sequences:
- the LOC116101814 gene encoding CD177 antigen-like isoform X2 — translation MEACHIQYVLFLSLLGFFPCSDTLTCQDGSMVHLGRDLSNTAVEWREHNTVITKGEEMCQEILLLIDVGKKSLILGSKGTSIARHRNVRNITVFARGPGIKAIIFYHVCDVELCNRANSTKVLIDSLPYVAPAVRGRSLCPVCLHFKGSCNLNTNLAFCPRGTRCYTSELTLYGGGLSAVFSISGCLLYPQKLLMKNQSSIGTISIVETRISSKGSSSSSFVLVWNTLLAWMLGLRALLSLSSTEIRPLPNPFPGHS, via the exons ATGGAAGCCTGCCACATCCAGTATGTCCTGTTCCTCTCTCTGCTGGGCTTCTTCCCCTGCTCAG ATACTCTGACCTGTCAGGATGGATCCATGGTGCACTTGGGCAGAGACCTCAGTAATACAGCAGTTGAATGGAGAGAACACAATACCGTGATAACTAAGGGTGAAGAGATGTGTCAGGAGATACTTCTGCTCATAGATGTAG GTAAGAAGTCTCTCATATTGGGAAGCAAAGGCACCAGCATAGCAAGGCATAGGAATGTCAGAAACATCACAGTGTTTGCCCGTGGACCTGGAATAAAGGCTATCATTTTTTACCACGTATGTGACGTTGAACTGTGCAACAGAGCTAACAGCACTAAAGTCCTAATTGACTCCCTCCCTTATGTAG CCCCAGCTGTGAGAGGAAGGAGCCTGTGTCCCGTCTGCTTGCATTTTAAGGGTTCTTGCAACCTCAATACCAACCTTGCCTTCTGTCCTAGAGGCACTCGTTGTTATACTAGTGAATTGACACTCTATGGAG gtGGCCTCAGTGCAGTCTTTAGCATTTCTGGATGTCTGCTCTATCCTCAAAAGCTCTTAATGAAAAATCAGAGCTCAATTGGGACAATCTCCATAGTAGAAACTCGTATTTCATCAAAGGGGAGCAGTTCATCCTCATTTGTACTTGTCTGGAACACCCTCCTGGCCTGGATGTTAGGGCTCAGGGCCCTTCTCAGCCTGTCGTCTACAGAGATACGTCCTCTCCCGAACCCATTTCCCGGCCATTCTTAA
- the LOC116101814 gene encoding CD177 antigen-like isoform X1, whose amino-acid sequence MEACHIQYVLFLSLLGFFPCSDTLTCQDGSMVHLGRDLSNTAVEWREHNTVITKGEEMCQEILLLIDVGKKSLILGSKGTSIARHRNVRNITVFARGPGIKAIIFYHVCDVELCNRANSTKVLIDSLPYVAPSPLSSAPAVRGRSLCPVCLHFKGSCNLNTNLAFCPRGTRCYTSELTLYGGGLSAVFSISGCLLYPQKLLMKNQSSIGTISIVETRISSKGSSSSSFVLVWNTLLAWMLGLRALLSLSSTEIRPLPNPFPGHS is encoded by the exons ATGGAAGCCTGCCACATCCAGTATGTCCTGTTCCTCTCTCTGCTGGGCTTCTTCCCCTGCTCAG ATACTCTGACCTGTCAGGATGGATCCATGGTGCACTTGGGCAGAGACCTCAGTAATACAGCAGTTGAATGGAGAGAACACAATACCGTGATAACTAAGGGTGAAGAGATGTGTCAGGAGATACTTCTGCTCATAGATGTAG GTAAGAAGTCTCTCATATTGGGAAGCAAAGGCACCAGCATAGCAAGGCATAGGAATGTCAGAAACATCACAGTGTTTGCCCGTGGACCTGGAATAAAGGCTATCATTTTTTACCACGTATGTGACGTTGAACTGTGCAACAGAGCTAACAGCACTAAAGTCCTAATTGACTCCCTCCCTTATGTAG ccccttcgcCTCTCTCCTCAGCCCCAGCTGTGAGAGGAAGGAGCCTGTGTCCCGTCTGCTTGCATTTTAAGGGTTCTTGCAACCTCAATACCAACCTTGCCTTCTGTCCTAGAGGCACTCGTTGTTATACTAGTGAATTGACACTCTATGGAG gtGGCCTCAGTGCAGTCTTTAGCATTTCTGGATGTCTGCTCTATCCTCAAAAGCTCTTAATGAAAAATCAGAGCTCAATTGGGACAATCTCCATAGTAGAAACTCGTATTTCATCAAAGGGGAGCAGTTCATCCTCATTTGTACTTGTCTGGAACACCCTCCTGGCCTGGATGTTAGGGCTCAGGGCCCTTCTCAGCCTGTCGTCTACAGAGATACGTCCTCTCCCGAACCCATTTCCCGGCCATTCTTAA